The genomic DNA TCGGTTTCACTGGCGTGTCCGACTTGGACTATGCCTTTAACAGTGCGGGTATTTTACCAAACATTGTCTTTACCGCTACTGATGCGGACGTGATTAAAACCTACGTTCGTTTAGGTTTAGGTGTGGGGATTATGGCTTCCATGGCTCACACGCCGGCAGATACAGATTTAGTGGCACTGAAAGCAGATCACTTATTCCGTGCAAGTATGACGCAAATCGCGTTTAAACACAGCGCATTTTTGCGTAATTATATGTATGATTTTATCAATTATTTTTCACCGCACTTAACACGTGAAAATGTGGAAAGAGCAGAGCGCATGCATGACAATAATGCAGTAAAAAAATTATTTGATAACATCAAATTAGACGTCTTATAACCCTCATTTAACTCACATTGATATAGGAAGAAAAATGTCAAATTTACAACAAATCATTGAAAATGCGTTTGAAAAACGTGCAGAAATTACACCAAAAACAGTGGATGCGCAAACCCGTGCAGCTATTGAAGAGGTCATTGAAGGCTTAGATAGCGGCAAATACCGCGTAGCCGAAAAAATTGACGGCGAATGGGTGACTCACCAATGGTTAAAAAAAGCGGTCTTGTTATCTTTCCGTATCAATGAGAATCAAATCATTGATGGCTCAGAAACGAAATACTACGACAAAGTCGCCTTAAAATTTGCCGATTACACTGAAGAACGTTTCCAACAAGAAGGTTTCCGTGTGGTGCCATCTGCTACCGTACGTAAAGGGGCATACATTGCTAAAAATGCGGTATTAATGCCGTCTTACGTAAACATCGGCGCATATGTGGGCGAAGGTACTATGGTGGATACTTGGGCGACCGTAGGTTCCTGTGCTCAAATCGGTAAAAACGTACATTTATCCGGTGGTGTGGGTATCGGTGGCGTGTTAGAGCCATTACAAGCCAACCCAACCATTATCGGAGACAACTGCTTTATCGGCGCCCGCTCTGAAGTGGTGGAAGGTGTTATCGTTGAAGATGGTTGTGTGATCTCCATGGGCGTATTTATTGGTCAATCCACCAAAATTTACGATCGTGAAACCGGCGAAGTGTTCTATGGTCGCGTACCGGCGGGTTCCGTTGTGGTTTCCGGTAGTCTTCCGTCAAAATGCGGTAAATACAGCCTTTATTGTGCTGTTATCGTGAAAAAAGTGGATGCCAAAACTTTAGGAAAGGTAGGTATCAACGAATTATTGCGTTCCATTGAAGAGTAATTAAAACGATAAAAAAATGAGCTAGCCATGACTGCACTCAAAATTTGAATACTCAATTAATTAGAGTGCAGATTTTTGTGGGTGAATATTATTCAATTGAACTTAAATATTACACTGGCAACCTTATCTTCCAAGGAAATAAAAATCTTTATGAAATCGCACAGTGATTTCATATTGCCTTACATTTTCGTTTTCATATGTATTGTATAGAAAGTTCTTATTTTTTCTGATTTAAAATCTTTTTAATCTTTGTATATAAGCCCATCAGATAATAGCTAGAGATTATCTAGCTATTATCTAAAAGAATAGGTTATACCTGTCAACTGCCTCTATATGTAGAATAACCATAAGGAGACAATGTAATAGGTACGTGATAGTGTGTATTATCCTTTAGTTCAAAGGGCACTTCTATAAATGGATAAAAACTCTTGGTACCTAATTTGTCAAAATACTCTTTTACTTCAAATTTTAGTTTATAGATACCTTTATTTTCTTTCCCATCCTGAATCGGTAGAAAATCTTTGATTCGCCCATTTTCGTCAGTAGTTCCTTTTGTTATTAGAGCCCAATCCTCACCTTTATCATTGAACTTATACAATTCAATTTTGACATTTGGTGCAGGCATACCTTTGTTAATATCTAAAATATGTGTACTTAACTGATACGTTGTAGCAAAGCATGTTGATGTTGCAAGCATCATAGTTAATCCTACAATTTTATTTTTCAAACTCATTTAATTCTCCTTTAGTTGTTGCATAATTGTGAATGAGAGTTACGTTAGTCCTTAATTTGTAATTTAAATTCCCATAAAAAGTGTGATATATGTCACAAATTTAAAAAAATAATACTGGCAAGGCTGTTATTTCATAGCACTTTTGAAAGTGCTGCAACATAACAATAACCTGAAATAGCTTTGAATCGTATAAAATTCAACATTTACCAGTCCTAGGAGATATGTTATGTACAGTTTAAATTATATTAATTAGG from Aggregatibacter aphrophilus ATCC 33389 includes the following:
- the uraH gene encoding hydroxyisourate hydrolase codes for the protein MSLKNKIVGLTMMLATSTCFATTYQLSTHILDINKGMPAPNVKIELYKFNDKGEDWALITKGTTDENGRIKDFLPIQDGKENKGIYKLKFEVKEYFDKLGTKSFYPFIEVPFELKDNTHYHVPITLSPYGYSTYRGS
- the dapD gene encoding 2,3,4,5-tetrahydropyridine-2,6-dicarboxylate N-succinyltransferase; the protein is MSNLQQIIENAFEKRAEITPKTVDAQTRAAIEEVIEGLDSGKYRVAEKIDGEWVTHQWLKKAVLLSFRINENQIIDGSETKYYDKVALKFADYTEERFQQEGFRVVPSATVRKGAYIAKNAVLMPSYVNIGAYVGEGTMVDTWATVGSCAQIGKNVHLSGGVGIGGVLEPLQANPTIIGDNCFIGARSEVVEGVIVEDGCVISMGVFIGQSTKIYDRETGEVFYGRVPAGSVVVSGSLPSKCGKYSLYCAVIVKKVDAKTLGKVGINELLRSIEE